DNA from Paludisphaera mucosa:
CGACGAGCACCTCGGCGACCCGCCACGCGCCCGACGGCGGCGCGAACGGCCGGCAAGCCAGGCGGCCGCACAGACGTTCGACCAGGTCGGCCGCCGCCCAGGGGGTCGGGGGATCTTCGGCCGTGCGCCAGCGGTCGATCTCAGCCTCGGCGGGGTCGCGTTTCGTCAATGAGGCCACGAACTCGGCGGGGTTGGGGTGGAGTTCGTGCCCCGCCGCATCGAGGAGGGCGAGGCACGTCGCGTGCAGCGGCTCGCGGCCCCGGCCTCCCTTGAGGATCGCCTTGGAATCGTCGACCTGGAAACGGTCGCTCGGCCGCCCCGCGCGGCAGACGGTGGCGGCGAGGTCGTCCCAGAGTCGTCGAGGGGGCTCGCGATCGAGCGGATCGGCGCCGTCGCCGAGGTCGCAGGACTCGACGACGACGGCCGTCATGACCAGGGGGCCGAGATTCGGCCCGTAGCCCGCCTCGTCGATCCCCACCCAGCGCATGGCGATCGGCCCTCGGTCGGGGTTCAGGCGGCGGTGGCGTCGGAGTCGGCCGCCGCGGGGGCCTCGTCGCCGTCGGGGTCGGTCTCGGCCCAGAGCGAGGCCGGGGCGCGGCCGAGGACCTCGGCGGCGAGCGACGCGTAGTCCTCGGCGCCGCGGCTGGTCGGGGCATACTGGAAGATCGACTGGCCGAAGCTCGGGCACTCCGCCAGCCGGATGTTGCGGCGGATGCGGGTCTTGTAAAGCTTCGCGTCGGACCAGGGCGAGACGCCCTTCTTCTTGGCCGCGAAGAAGCTCTGCAGGTCCTCGACGACCTCGCCGCCGTGGCGCGTGCCGGCGTCGTACAGGCAGAGGACCACGCCGCCGACTTTCAGCTCGCGGTTGACCCGCTTCGACACCAGGTTCACCGTCTCCAGCAGCTTCGATAAGCCGTGCAGGGCCAGGAAGTGGGCCTGGAGCGGGATCATCACCTCGTTGGCGGCGCAAAGGGCGTTCAGCGTCAGGACGCTGAGCGACGGCGGGCAGTCCATCAGGACGAAGTCGTACTCGTCGGTGTCGGCGGCGAGCTGGTCGCGGAGGATGACCTCGCGGCCGACGGTCCCCAGCAGCTCCAGCTCGGCCCCGGCGAGGTCGATGTGGCTGCCCACGATCGAGAGGTTGGGCGCAACCTGCCGTCGGGCGTCCTGGATGCTCAGGCTCTCCGTCAGGACCTCGTAAAGCGACGGCCCCGACCGGCCCGGCAGCAGGCCGAGGTGGAGGGTGGCGTGGGCCTGGGGGTCGAGGTCGA
Protein-coding regions in this window:
- a CDS encoding ParA family protein, translating into MRRIAVLNQKGGVGKTTSTVNLAAALAMEGHKVLVIDLDPQAHATLHLGLLPGRSGPSLYEVLTESLSIQDARRQVAPNLSIVGSHIDLAGAELELLGTVGREVILRDQLAADTDEYDFVLMDCPPSLSVLTLNALCAANEVMIPLQAHFLALHGLSKLLETVNLVSKRVNRELKVGGVVLCLYDAGTRHGGEVVEDLQSFFAAKKKGVSPWSDAKLYKTRIRRNIRLAECPSFGQSIFQYAPTSRGAEDYASLAAEVLGRAPASLWAETDPDGDEAPAAADSDATAA